The window GCCACGTCATTCGCTCCCTTGCGACGAGCCAATCGGCGGGCTATGATTTAACGTTCACTTACGGTGAGAATTTTCGCATGCGGCATGTCATTTCAGCGGTCGTCCAAAACGTGCCCGGGGTGCTGGCGCACATTTCCGGCATGTTGGCCTCGCGCGGTTACAACATCGACAGCTTAGCGGTCGGCGAAACAGAACAGCCCCATCTCTCGCGGATGACGTTTGTAGTCGTCGGCGACGACCGTGTTCTGGAGCAGGTGCGCCGACAGTTGGAAAAAATCGTCACCGTCGTCAAGGTCGACGACATCAGCGCTCAGGATTTTGTGGAGCGCGATTTGATGCTCATTCGCGTCCGGGCC of the Pirellulales bacterium genome contains:
- the ilvN gene encoding acetolactate synthase small subunit, coding for MRHVISAVVQNVPGVLAHISGMLASRGYNIDSLAVGETEQPHLSRMTFVVVGDDRVLEQVRRQLEKIVTVVKVDDISAQDFVERDLMLIRVRA